In the genome of Streptococcus mitis, one region contains:
- a CDS encoding asparagine synthetase A (catalyzes the formation of asparagine from aspartate and ammonia): MKKSFIHQQEEISFVKNTFTQYLKDKLEVVEVQGPILSKVGDGMQDNLSGVENAVSVKVLQIPDATYEVVHSLAKWKRHTLARFGFGEGEGLFVHMKALRPDEDSLDATHSVYVDQWDWEKVIPNGQRNIAYLKETVEKIYKAIRLTELAVEARYDIESILPKQITFIHTEELVERYPDLTPKERENAICKEFGAVFLIGIGGELPDGKPHDGRAPDYDDWTSESENGYKGLNGDILVWNESLGGAFELSSMGIRVDEETLRRQVEITGDEDRLELEWHKALLNGLFPLTIGGGIGQSRMAMFLLRKKHIGEVQTSVWPQEVRDTYENIL, from the coding sequence ATGAAGAAAAGTTTTATCCATCAACAAGAAGAAATTTCTTTTGTCAAAAACACTTTTACCCAGTATTTGAAAGATAAGCTAGAAGTTGTCGAAGTGCAAGGTCCTATCTTGAGTAAGGTCGGTGATGGGATGCAGGACAACTTATCAGGTGTGGAGAATGCCGTATCGGTCAAGGTTCTCCAAATCCCTGATGCTACTTATGAAGTGGTGCACTCACTTGCTAAATGGAAACGCCATACCTTGGCCCGCTTTGGTTTCGGTGAGGGTGAAGGTCTCTTTGTTCACATGAAGGCCCTTCGTCCAGACGAAGACTCGCTGGATGCTACCCACTCTGTTTATGTTGATCAGTGGGACTGGGAAAAGGTCATTCCAAATGGCCAACGTAACATTGCTTACCTAAAAGAAACTGTTGAGAAGATTTACAAGGCTATTCGCCTGACTGAGCTAGCTGTTGAAGCTCGCTATGACATCGAGTCTATCTTGCCAAAACAAATCACTTTCATCCATACAGAAGAGTTGGTAGAACGCTACCCAGACTTGACTCCAAAAGAACGTGAAAATGCTATCTGTAAAGAATTTGGTGCTGTTTTCTTGATTGGTATCGGTGGTGAATTACCAGACGGTAAACCGCACGATGGACGTGCACCAGACTACGATGACTGGACAAGTGAGTCTGAAAATGGCTACAAGGGTCTAAATGGTGATATTCTGGTTTGGAATGAATCTCTAGGTGGAGCCTTTGAGTTGTCTTCTATGGGGATTCGTGTAGATGAAGAAACCCTTCGTCGTCAGGTAGAAATCACCGGTGACGAAGACCGCTTGGAATTGGAATGGCACAAGGCATTGTTGAATGGCCTATTCCCATTGACAATCGGTGGAGGAATTGGACAATCTCGTATGGCCATGTTCTTACTTCGCAAGAAACATATCGGAGAAGTGCAAACAAGTGTTTGGCCTCAAGAAGTCCGCGATACTTACGAAAATATTTTGTAG
- a CDS encoding thiamine pyrophosphokinase, with protein MSEYKLSEKNWTRVAVFAGGDRGHYRTDFDCFVGVDRGSLWVLEEKLPLALAVGDFDSVTEEERQVIQKRAQHFVQARPEKDDTDLELALLTIFEQNPQAQVTIFGALGGRIDHMLANVFLPSNPKLAPYMRQIAIEDGQNLIAYCPEGTSQLEPRSDYDYLAFMPVRDSQLTILGAKYELTEENFFFKKVYASNEYIDREVSVTCPDGYVVVLHSKDRR; from the coding sequence ATGAGCGAGTACAAACTCTCAGAAAAGAACTGGACTAGGGTTGCCGTTTTTGCAGGCGGAGACCGAGGACACTACAGGACAGATTTTGATTGCTTTGTCGGTGTGGATCGGGGCTCGCTCTGGGTCTTGGAGGAAAAACTTCCTCTCGCCCTAGCAGTTGGGGATTTTGATTCTGTAACGGAAGAAGAGCGACAGGTGATTCAAAAACGTGCTCAGCATTTTGTTCAAGCGCGACCAGAAAAAGATGATACGGATTTGGAATTGGCTCTCTTAACCATCTTTGAACAAAATCCTCAGGCCCAGGTTACTATTTTCGGTGCTTTGGGTGGCCGTATTGACCATATGTTGGCCAATGTCTTTCTGCCTAGCAATCCCAAGTTGGCACCTTATATGCGCCAGATAGCGATTGAGGATGGGCAAAACTTGATTGCCTATTGTCCAGAAGGAACCAGTCAGCTTGAACCGCGTTCAGACTACGACTATCTAGCCTTTATGCCAGTTCGGGATAGCCAGCTGACCATTCTTGGTGCCAAGTATGAGTTGACAGAGGAAAATTTTTTCTTTAAAAAAGTGTACGCTTCTAACGAATATATAGATAGGGAAGTTTCGGTGACTTGCCCAGATGGCTATGTGGTTGTCTTGCATAGCAAGGACAGGAGGTAA
- a CDS encoding recombinase RmuC, with product MESLLVLLLIANLAGLFLIWQRQDKQEKHLSKSLEEQADHLSDQLDYRFEQARQANQLDQKDLEVAVSDRLQEVRMELHQGLTQVRQEMTDSLLQTRDKTDQRLQALQESNEQRLEQMRQTVEEKLEKTLQTRLQASFETVSKQLESVNRGLGEMQTVARDVGALNKVLSGTKTRGILGELQLGQIIEDIMTPAQYEREFATVENSSERVEYAIKLPGQGDQEYVYLPIDSKFPLADYYRLEEAYEAGDKDEIERCRKSLLASVKRFAKDIRNKYIAPPRTTNFGVLFVPTEGLYSEIVRNPIFFDDLRREEQIIVAGPSTLSALLNSLSVGFKTLNIQKSADHISKTLASVKTEFGKFGGILVKAQKHLQHASGNIDELLNRRTTAIERTLRHIELSEGEPALDLLHFQEDEEEYED from the coding sequence ATGGAAAGTTTACTTGTTCTATTATTAATTGCCAACCTAGCTGGTCTCTTTCTGATTTGGCAGAGGCAGGATAAGCAGGAGAAACACCTAAGTAAGAGCTTGGAGGAACAGGCAGATCATTTATCAGATCAGTTGGATTATCGTTTTGAACAAGCCAGACAAGCCAATCAGTTAGATCAAAAAGATTTGGAAGTGGCTGTCAGTGACCGCTTGCAAGAAGTGCGAATGGAATTGCACCAAGGCCTGACTCAGGTCCGTCAAGAAATGACAGATAGTCTCCTCCAAACCAGAGACAAGACCGATCAACGCCTGCAAGCCTTGCAGGAATCAAACGAGCAACGTTTGGAACAAATGCGCCAAACGGTCGAGGAAAAGTTAGAAAAGACCTTGCAGACGCGCTTGCAAGCTTCCTTCGAGACAGTTTCCAAGCAATTGGAGTCGGTCAATCGTGGTCTGGGAGAAATGCAGACAGTTGCCCGTGATGTCGGTGCTCTTAATAAGGTTCTCTCTGGAACCAAGACGCGAGGGATTCTGGGCGAATTGCAACTGGGGCAGATTATTGAAGACATCATGACCCCTGCCCAGTATGAACGAGAATTTGCAACGGTTGAAAATTCTAGTGAGCGAGTAGAGTATGCCATCAAGTTACCTGGCCAAGGCGATCAAGAATATGTCTACTTACCGATTGACTCCAAGTTTCCACTGGCGGATTATTACCGCTTAGAAGAAGCTTATGAAGCAGGCGATAAGGATGAAATCGAACGTTGTCGTAAGTCGCTTTTAGCAAGCGTCAAGCGCTTTGCCAAGGATATCAGGAACAAGTACATAGCACCACCTCGGACAACCAATTTTGGAGTCTTGTTTGTTCCGACAGAGGGACTCTACTCAGAAATCGTCCGCAATCCGATCTTCTTTGATGATTTGAGGCGGGAGGAGCAGATTATTGTCGCTGGACCTAGTACCCTGTCAGCCCTGCTTAATTCCCTATCAGTTGGCTTCAAAACCCTCAATATCCAAAAGAGTGCCGACCATATCAGTAAGACCCTTGCTAGTGTCAAGACCGAGTTTGGCAAGTTTGGTGGCATTCTGGTCAAGGCACAAAAACATCTTCAACATGCCTCTGGCAATATTGATGAATTATTAAACCGTCGCACTACAGCTATCGAGCGAACGCTCCGTCACATTGAGTTATCAGAAGGTGAGCCTGCGCTTGATCTACTCCATTTCCAAGAAGATGAGGAAGAATATGAAGATTAG
- the pflA gene encoding pyruvate formate lyase-activating enzyme 1 (activates pyruvate formate-lyase 1 under anaerobic conditions) — protein MSEETIDYGQVTGMVHSTESFGSVDGPGIRFIVFLQGCHMRCQYCHNPDTWAMESNKSRERTVDDVLTEALRYRGFWGNKGGITVSGGEALLQIDFLIALFTKAKEQGIHCTLDTCALPFRNKPRYLEKFDKLMAVTDLVLLDIKEINEEQHKIVTSQTNKNILACAQYLSDIGKPVWIRHVLVPGLTDRDDDLIELGKFVKTLKNVDKFEILPYHTMGEFKWRELGIPYSLEGVKPPTADRVKNAKKLMDTESYQDYMKRVHG, from the coding sequence ATGTCTGAAGAAACAATTGATTATGGACAAGTGACAGGAATGGTGCATTCGACAGAAAGCTTTGGGTCAGTAGATGGGCCTGGTATTCGCTTTATTGTCTTTTTGCAGGGCTGTCACATGCGTTGCCAGTATTGCCACAATCCGGACACTTGGGCTATGGAGTCCAATAAATCACGTGAACGGACGGTAGATGATGTCTTGACAGAGGCCTTGCGCTACCGCGGTTTCTGGGGAAATAAGGGTGGGATTACAGTCAGTGGAGGAGAAGCCCTCTTGCAGATTGATTTCTTGATTGCCCTCTTTACCAAGGCCAAGGAACAAGGTATCCACTGTACCTTGGATACCTGTGCCCTTCCTTTCCGTAATAAACCACGTTACCTTGAGAAGTTTGACAAACTCATGGCTGTCACTGACTTGGTTCTCTTGGATATCAAGGAAATCAACGAAGAACAGCACAAAATTGTCACTAGCCAAACCAATAAAAACATCCTGGCCTGTGCCCAGTATCTATCAGATATTGGAAAACCTGTCTGGATTCGCCACGTGCTAGTTCCAGGATTGACAGACAGAGATGATGACTTGATTGAACTTGGGAAATTCGTCAAGACCCTTAAAAATGTGGATAAGTTTGAAATTCTGCCTTATCATACTATGGGAGAATTCAAGTGGCGTGAACTGGGAATTCCATATTCACTTGAAGGAGTCAAACCACCAACAGCAGATCGCGTGAAAAACGCTAAAAAGCTCATGGATACCGAAAGTTATCAAGACTATATGAAACGTGTACATGGATAA
- a CDS encoding acylphosphatase (catalyzes the hydrolysis of acylphosphate) — MQKVRMIAQGRVQGVGFRWGVYSLALEIGGITGRVWNNDDGTVEILAQADSSAIMAKFIQEIRKGPTPFSKVSYLDVKLSNFPPYPDFKIAN, encoded by the coding sequence ATGCAAAAGGTTAGAATGATTGCCCAAGGTAGGGTGCAGGGAGTCGGCTTTCGTTGGGGTGTTTACAGCCTAGCGCTTGAAATTGGTGGCATCACAGGTCGGGTATGGAATAACGACGATGGCACAGTGGAAATCTTAGCCCAAGCAGACTCATCTGCTATCATGGCAAAATTTATCCAAGAAATCCGCAAAGGACCCACACCTTTTTCAAAAGTCAGCTACTTAGATGTCAAACTGAGCAACTTTCCTCCTTACCCTGACTTTAAAATCGCAAATTAG
- a CDS encoding ribulose phosphate epimerase (catalyzes the interconversion of D-ribulose 5-phosphate to xylulose 5-phosphate): MSQYKIAPSILAADYANFEREIKRLEATGAEYAHIDIMDGHFVPQISFGAGVVEALRPHSKMVFDCHLMVANPEHHLEDFARAGADIISIHVEATPHIHGALQKIRSFGVKPSVVINPGTPVEAIKHVLHLVDQVLVMTVNPGFGGQAFLPETMDKIRELVALRDEKGLNFEIEVDGGIDDQTIAQAKEAGATVFVAGSYVFKGDVNERVQTLRKELD; the protein is encoded by the coding sequence ATGTCGCAATACAAGATTGCTCCGTCAATTCTGGCAGCAGATTATGCCAACTTTGAACGTGAAATCAAACGCCTAGAAGCAACTGGGGCAGAGTATGCCCATATCGATATTATGGACGGTCACTTTGTGCCACAAATCAGTTTTGGTGCAGGTGTGGTTGAAGCACTTCGTCCACATAGTAAGATGGTCTTTGACTGTCACTTGATGGTGGCGAATCCAGAGCATCATCTAGAAGACTTTGCTCGTGCAGGAGCAGATATCATCAGTATCCATGTAGAAGCAACGCCTCATATTCATGGTGCTCTCCAAAAGATTCGTTCGTTCGGTGTCAAACCTTCGGTTGTCATCAATCCTGGTACGCCTGTTGAAGCCATTAAGCACGTCCTTCATCTAGTTGACCAAGTCTTAGTCATGACAGTGAACCCTGGCTTCGGTGGGCAAGCTTTTCTACCTGAAACCATGGATAAGATTCGTGAGTTGGTTGCCCTTCGTGATGAAAAAGGCTTGAACTTTGAAATCGAAGTGGATGGTGGGATTGATGACCAAACTATTGCTCAAGCCAAAGAAGCTGGTGCGACTGTTTTTGTAGCAGGTTCTTATGTCTTTAAGGGAGATGTCAATGAGCGAGTACAAACTCTCAGAAAAGAACTGGACTAG
- a CDS encoding phosphopantetheine adenylyltransferase, whose translation MSDKIGLFTGSFDPMTNGHLDIIERASRLFDKLYVGIFFNPHKQGFLPIESRKRGLETALKHLENVEVVSSHDELVVDVAKRLGATCLVRGLRNAADLQYEASFDYYNHQLSPNIETIYLHSRPEHLYLSSSGVREILKFGQDIACYVPESILEEIRNEKKD comes from the coding sequence ATGTCAGATAAGATTGGATTATTCACAGGCTCATTTGATCCTATGACAAATGGGCATCTGGATATCATTGAACGGGCGAGCAGACTCTTTGATAAGCTCTATGTCGGTATTTTTTTTAATCCCCACAAACAAGGATTTCTCCCTATCGAAAGTCGTAAACGGGGACTAGAAACGGCTTTGAAACATTTGGAAAATGTTGAAGTTGTGTCTTCTCATGATGAATTGGTGGTTGATGTCGCAAAAAGACTGGGGGCTACTTGTCTAGTGCGTGGTTTGAGGAATGCAGCGGATTTGCAATATGAAGCCAGTTTTGATTACTACAACCATCAGCTGTCTCCTAATATAGAGACCATTTATTTACATAGTCGACCTGAACATCTCTATCTCAGTTCATCAGGCGTTAGAGAGATTTTGAAGTTTGGTCAGGATATTGCCTGCTATGTTCCCGAGAGTATTTTGGAGGAAATAAGAAATGAAAAAAAAGATTAG
- a CDS encoding 3'-5' exonuclease (catalyzes the exonucleic cleavage of mRNA yielding nucleioside 5'-phosphates) produces MKISHMKKDELFEGFYLIKSADLRQTRAGKNYLAFTFQDDSGEIEGKLWDAQPHNVEAFTAGKVVHMKGRREVYNNTPQVNQITLRLPQPGEPNDPADFKVKSPVDVKEIRDYMAQMIFKIENPVWQRIVRKLYTKYDKEFYSYPAAKTNHHAFETGLAYHTATMVRLADAISEIYPQLNKSLLYAGIMLHDLAKVIELTGPDQTEYTVRGNLLGHIALIDSEITKTVMELGIDDTKEEVVLLRHVILSHHGLLEYGSPVRPRIMEAEIIHMIDNLDASMMMMSTALALVDKGEMTNKIFAMDNRSFYKPDLD; encoded by the coding sequence ATGAAGATTAGTCACATGAAAAAAGATGAGCTGTTTGAAGGCTTTTACCTAATCAAGTCAGCTGATTTGAGACAGACACGAGCTGGGAAAAACTACCTGGCCTTTACCTTCCAAGATGATAGTGGCGAGATTGAAGGGAAACTCTGGGATGCCCAACCTCATAACGTTGAGGCCTTTACCGCAGGTAAGGTTGTTCACATGAAAGGGCGCCGAGAAGTTTATAACAACACCCCTCAGGTCAATCAAATCACCCTACGCTTGCCTCAACCTGGCGAACCCAATGATCCAGCTGATTTCAAGGTCAAGTCGCCAGTTGATGTCAAGGAAATCCGTGACTATATGGCGCAAATGATTTTTAAAATTGAAAATCCTGTTTGGCAACGGATTGTCCGAAAGCTCTACACCAAGTATGATAAGGAATTTTACTCCTATCCAGCTGCCAAGACCAACCATCATGCCTTTGAAACGGGTTTAGCCTATCATACGGCGACCATGGTGCGCTTGGCCGATGCCATTAGCGAGATTTATCCTCAGCTCAATAAGAGCCTGCTCTATGCGGGGATTATGTTGCATGACTTGGCCAAAGTCATTGAGTTGACGGGACCAGACCAGACTGAGTATACAGTGCGAGGCAATCTCCTTGGACATATCGCTCTGATTGATAGTGAAATTACCAAGACAGTGATGGAACTCGGCATCGATGACACCAAGGAAGAAGTCGTTCTGCTTCGCCATGTTATTCTCAGCCATCACGGCTTACTAGAATATGGAAGTCCGGTTCGTCCACGTATCATGGAGGCGGAGATTATTCATATGATTGATAATCTGGATGCTAGCATGATGATGATGTCAACAGCTCTGGCTTTGGTGGATAAGGGAGAGATGACCAATAAAATCTTCGCTATGGACAATCGTTCCTTCTATAAACCAGATTTAGATTAA
- a CDS encoding diaminopimelate decarboxylase, whose product MKTPFINKEDLEAIVAEFPTPFHLYDEKGIREKARAVNQAFSWNKGFKEYFAVKATPTPAILKILQEEGCGVDCSSYVELLMSHKLNFPGSEIMFSSNNTPDKEYAYARELGATINLDAFEDIEHLERAAGIPGIISCRYNPGGVFELGTDIMDNPGEAKFGMTKAQLFEAFAILKEKGAKTFGIHSFLASNTVTHLYYPELARQLFELAVEIKEKLGISLDFINLSGGIGVNYRPDQEPNDIALIGEGVRKVYEEVLTPAGLGQIKIFTELGRFMLAPHGALVTRVTHKKKTYRTYLGVDASAVNLMRPAMYGAYHHITNLTHPDGPSELVDVVGSLCENNDKFAVNRELPHTEIGDLLVIHDTGAHGFSMGYQYNAKLRSAEILYTEEGKARQIRRAERPEDYFATLYGFDFEE is encoded by the coding sequence ATGAAAACACCATTTATCAATAAAGAAGACTTAGAAGCGATTGTTGCCGAGTTCCCAACTCCCTTTCACTTGTATGATGAGAAGGGAATTCGTGAGAAGGCAAGAGCCGTCAATCAAGCCTTTTCGTGGAACAAGGGCTTTAAGGAATATTTTGCAGTTAAGGCTACTCCAACCCCAGCTATTTTGAAAATTCTCCAAGAGGAAGGTTGTGGTGTGGATTGCTCTAGCTATGTAGAGCTTTTGATGAGTCATAAACTGAATTTCCCTGGTTCTGAGATCATGTTCTCTTCAAACAACACGCCAGACAAGGAATATGCCTATGCGCGTGAATTAGGTGCGACCATTAACTTGGATGCCTTTGAAGATATTGAACATCTGGAGCGTGCAGCAGGCATTCCAGGAATCATCTCTTGTCGTTACAATCCAGGCGGTGTTTTTGAATTAGGGACAGACATTATGGACAATCCTGGAGAAGCTAAGTTTGGAATGACTAAGGCGCAGCTCTTTGAAGCCTTTGCCATCTTGAAGGAAAAAGGAGCCAAGACGTTTGGGATTCACTCCTTCCTAGCATCCAATACGGTGACCCATCTCTATTATCCAGAGTTGGCGCGTCAGCTCTTTGAATTGGCTGTTGAAATCAAGGAAAAGTTGGGCATTTCTCTAGACTTTATCAATCTTTCTGGCGGTATTGGTGTCAATTATCGTCCAGACCAGGAACCAAATGATATCGCCTTGATTGGTGAGGGAGTTCGTAAGGTATATGAAGAAGTCCTTACGCCAGCAGGTCTTGGTCAGATTAAGATTTTCACCGAATTGGGTCGTTTTATGTTGGCACCTCACGGTGCTTTGGTTACAAGAGTGACTCATAAGAAGAAAACTTACCGTACCTATCTAGGTGTGGATGCATCAGCAGTCAATCTCATGCGTCCAGCCATGTACGGAGCCTACCACCATATCACCAATCTGACTCACCCAGATGGACCATCTGAATTGGTAGATGTGGTCGGTTCACTCTGTGAAAACAATGATAAATTTGCAGTGAATCGCGAGTTACCTCATACAGAAATCGGTGATTTGCTGGTAATTCATGATACAGGTGCCCACGGTTTTTCAATGGGCTACCAGTACAATGCCAAACTTCGTTCTGCGGAAATCCTCTATACCGAAGAAGGTAAAGCCCGTCAAATCCGCCGTGCAGAGCGCCCTGAGGACTACTTTGCAACCTTGTATGGCTTTGATTTTGAAGAATAA
- a CDS encoding transcriptional regulator: MKLRRSDRMVVISNYLINNPYKLTSLNTFAEKYESAKSSISEDIVIIKRAFEEIEIGHIQTVTGAGGGVIFTPSISSHDAKEMVEDLRAKLSESDRILPGGYIYLSDLLSTPAILKNIGRIIAKSFMDQKIDAVMTVATKGVPLANAVANVLNVPFVIVRRDLKITEGSTVSVNYVSGSSGDRIEKMFLSKRSLKAGSRVLIVDDFLKGGGTVNGMISLLREFDSELAGVAVFADNAQEEREKQFDYKSLLKVTNIDVKNQAIDVEVGNIFDEDK; this comes from the coding sequence ATGAAATTAAGAAGAAGTGATCGGATGGTTGTCATTTCCAACTATTTGATTAATAATCCTTATAAACTAACTAGTCTCAATACTTTTGCTGAAAAGTATGAATCTGCTAAATCATCCATCTCAGAAGATATCGTGATTATCAAACGTGCCTTTGAGGAAATCGAAATCGGCCACATCCAGACAGTTACTGGGGCTGGTGGAGGTGTCATCTTCACACCATCAATCTCAAGCCACGATGCCAAGGAAATGGTTGAGGACTTGCGTGCTAAGTTATCAGAAAGTGACCGTATCTTGCCTGGTGGCTATATCTACTTGTCAGATTTGCTTAGCACACCAGCTATCTTGAAAAATATTGGACGCATTATTGCCAAGAGCTTTATGGACCAAAAAATTGACGCGGTTATGACAGTAGCGACCAAGGGTGTGCCACTTGCAAATGCAGTTGCCAATGTCCTCAATGTTCCTTTTGTCATTGTGCGCCGTGACTTGAAAATTACCGAAGGTTCAACTGTCAGCGTCAACTATGTATCAGGTTCAAGTGGAGACCGTATTGAGAAAATGTTCCTTTCAAAACGCAGTCTCAAGGCAGGCAGCCGTGTCTTGATTGTGGATGACTTCTTGAAAGGCGGAGGGACGGTCAACGGGATGATCAGTCTTTTGCGTGAGTTTGATTCAGAATTAGCTGGTGTAGCCGTCTTTGCAGATAATGCCCAAGAAGAACGTGAAAAGCAATTTGACTACAAGTCACTCTTGAAGGTAACCAATATTGATGTCAAGAACCAAGCCATCGATGTTGAGGTTGGTAATATCTTTGACGAAGATAAATAA
- a CDS encoding RNA methyltransferase: MTIITSKANSVVKNAKKLHQKKYRKSAYLIEGWHLFEEAVQAGVTIEKIFALENYRDQLAAFPQTVWVSEDILLDLADSQTPQGIVAVVQKEEVGQVDFSQGKFLFLEDVQDPGNVGTIIRTADAAGFTGVIVSEKSADIYSLKTLRSMQGSHFHLPIYRMSSQAILEEAKEAGIPVLATTLSKDSVDYRELPLIENCVLVMGNEGQGISPFMAESADQLVHISMKGQAESLNVAVAAGILIFHLS; the protein is encoded by the coding sequence ATGACTATTATAACCTCAAAAGCCAATTCTGTGGTAAAAAATGCCAAGAAATTACACCAAAAAAAATACCGCAAGTCTGCCTATTTGATTGAAGGCTGGCACTTGTTTGAAGAAGCTGTTCAAGCTGGAGTGACGATTGAGAAAATCTTTGCCCTAGAAAATTACCGAGATCAGTTAGCTGCTTTTCCGCAAACTGTCTGGGTTTCAGAGGATATTTTGCTAGATTTGGCGGATTCTCAGACTCCACAGGGAATTGTTGCCGTGGTTCAAAAAGAAGAAGTAGGACAAGTTGATTTTAGTCAGGGCAAGTTCTTATTTTTGGAAGATGTGCAAGATCCTGGTAATGTGGGAACTATCATTCGGACTGCGGATGCAGCAGGTTTTACTGGAGTGATTGTTTCAGAAAAGTCGGCAGATATCTACAGTCTCAAGACCTTACGTTCCATGCAAGGCAGTCATTTCCATCTGCCCATTTACCGGATGTCTAGTCAAGCGATTCTCGAGGAAGCTAAAGAGGCAGGTATCCCAGTGCTGGCAACAACCCTATCTAAAGATTCTGTTGACTACAGAGAACTGCCTCTTATAGAAAATTGTGTACTAGTTATGGGGAATGAGGGTCAAGGAATTAGTCCCTTCATGGCTGAAAGTGCAGATCAATTGGTCCATATTAGCATGAAGGGGCAGGCGGAGAGTTTGAATGTTGCCGTTGCAGCCGGTATTTTAATTTTCCATTTAAGCTAA
- a CDS encoding 16S rRNA (guanine(966)-N(2))-methyltransferase RsmD, with amino-acid sequence MKIVSGIYGGRPLKTLEGKTTRPTSDKVRGAIFNMIGPYFEGGRVLDLYAGSGGLSIEAVSRGMSSAVLVERDRKAQTIVAENIQMTKEIGKFQLLKMDAERALEQVSGEFDLIFLDPPYAKEQIVADIEKMAERALFSEDVMVVCETDRMVELPEEIACLGIWKEKIYGISKVTVYVR; translated from the coding sequence ATGAAAATCGTATCAGGAATCTATGGGGGACGTCCCCTCAAGACACTAGAAGGCAAGACGACAAGACCTACTTCGGATAAGGTTAGGGGAGCCATTTTTAACATGATTGGTCCCTATTTTGAAGGGGGACGAGTCTTGGACCTTTATGCAGGTAGTGGTGGTTTATCTATCGAAGCAGTATCGCGTGGCATGTCCAGTGCTGTTTTGGTGGAGCGAGACCGTAAGGCTCAGACCATCGTGGCTGAAAATATCCAGATGACCAAGGAAATTGGAAAATTTCAACTCCTCAAGATGGATGCAGAAAGAGCATTGGAACAGGTATCTGGGGAATTTGACCTCATTTTCTTAGACCCTCCTTATGCCAAGGAACAAATCGTAGCAGATATTGAAAAAATGGCTGAAAGAGCGCTTTTTTCTGAAGATGTCATGGTCGTGTGTGAGACAGATAGAATGGTAGAACTTCCAGAAGAAATTGCTTGTCTTGGAATCTGGAAAGAAAAAATTTATGGAATTAGTAAGGTGACAGTCTATGTCAGATAA